A DNA window from Drosophila virilis strain 15010-1051.87 chromosome 4, Dvir_AGI_RSII-ME, whole genome shotgun sequence contains the following coding sequences:
- the Cse1 gene encoding exportin-2, with amino-acid sequence MEVTDANLQLLAGYLQQTLSADPNVRRPAEKLLESTELQQNYPVLLLNLIDKTTVDMTIRVAGAIAFKNYVKRNWAAHEDSDEPDRIHASDRNTIKSLIVTLMLHSPTALQKQLSDAVSIIGKHDFPKKWPQLIDEMVEKFASGDFNIINGILQTAHSLFKRYRYEFKSQTLWEEIKFVLDRMAKPLTDLLQATMQLSTLHEGNAEALKVIYSSLVLVNKVFFSLNSQDLPEFFEDNMNTWMGAFLQQLAVDVAILHTDDDEDAGVLEHLRSQVCENICLYARKYDEEFKPYMEQFVTAVWELLVKTSLHTKYDSLVSNALQFLSVVAERKHYHGIFENPEILARICEKVVIPNLDIRPSDEELFEDSPDEYIRRDIEGSDIDTRRRAACDLVKTLSINFEQKIFGIFGQYLEILLGKYKQDSMANWRAKDTAIYLVTSWASRGGTQKHGITQSSELVPLPQFCAEHIVPELERPNVNELPVLKAAAIKYVMVFRSLLGPQTLAGCLPHLIRHLPAESIVVHSYAACSLEKILTMRDGSNALLFGPQVIAPHSNQLVSGLFATLALTGSAENEYVMKAIMRSFHVLQAGAMPYMAVALPRLTEILTFVAKNPSRPLFNHYLFETLSLSIKIVCQADASAVSSFEEALFPVFQGILQQDITEFMPYVFQMLSVLLEVRENTGPIPEPYWALFPCLLAPPLWDRRGNVTPLIRLLSIFIKQGSAQIQALGKLNGILGIFQKMIASKANDHEGFYLLQNLLLYYNADELQSSMRQIFGLLFQRLSLSKTAKYLNGIIVFFSFYVVKIGGSALVQLIEDIQPGMFGMLLERVFITDMAKVSKELERKLVAVGVSKLLTECPELVSGQYAAYWPRLLHALIDLFERPPEKLPYLDGDAAAAETDIVVDAEPGYQAAFSQLTFAQPKQVDHLAEVTDARQYLASSLSSLSQRRPPGELTTLLAPLEAEYKQMLQKYCDQAGVRIA; translated from the exons ATGGAAGTCACCGACGCCAATTTGCAATTGCTTGCCGGTTATTTGCAACAGACGCTCAGCGCGGACCCAAATGTCCGCAGACCCG CGGAAAAGTTGCTGGAGTCAACGGAATTGCAACAAAACTATCCGGTGCTGCTGCTTAACCTGATCGACAAAACGACCGTGGACATGACCATTCGGGTGGCGGGCGCCATTGCATTTAAGAACTACGTGAAACGAAACTGGGCGGCGCACGAGGACAGCGACGAACCCGATCGCATACATGCGAGCGATCGCAACACGATCAAGTCGCTGATTGTCACATTGATGCTGCACTCACCGACGGCGCTGCAGAAGCAACTGAGCGATGCGGTGAGCATCATTGGGAAACATGATTTTCCCAAGAAGTGGCCGCAGCTAATTGACGAAATGGTGGAGAAGTTTGCCTCTGGCGATTTCAATATAATCAACGGCATATTGCAAACGGCGCATTCGCTCTTCAAGCGTTATCGCTACGAATTTAAATCGCAAACCTTGTGGGAAGAAATCAAGTTTGTACTGGACCGTATGGCCAAGCCATTGACCGATCTCTTGCAGGCGACCATGCAGCTAAGCACTTTGCACGAGGGCAACGCTGAGGCTTTAAAAGTCATTTATAGCTCTCTGGTGCTGGTCAACAAGGTTTTCTTCTCGCTCAACTCGCAAGATCTGCCCGAGTTCTTCGAGGACAACATGAACACGTGGATGGGCGCATTTCTGCAACAACTGGCAGTCGATGTGGCCATTCTGCACACCGATGACGACGAGGATGCTGGCGTATTGGAGCATCTGCGCTCCCAGGTCTGCGAGAACATCTGTCTCTATGCGCGCAAATACGACGAGGAGTTTAAGCCGTATATGGAACAGTTTGTAACTGCAGTGTGGGAGTTGCTGGTGAAGACCAGTCTGCACACAAAATACGATTCG CTTGTATCCAATGCGCTGCAATTTCTTTCGGTTGTCGCTGAGCGCAAGCATTACCACGGCATATTCGAGAATCCGGAGATATTGGCGCGCATATGTGAGAAAGTGGTCATACCCAATTTGGACATCAGGCCATCCGACGAGGAACTGTTCGAGGACAGTCCGGATGAGTATATACGTCGTGACATTGAGGGCTCCGACATTGATACGCGAAGACGCGCTGCCTGTGATTTGGTCAAGACACTCTCCATCAATTTTGAGCAAAagatttttggtatttttggcCAGTACCTGGAAATCTTGCTGGGCAAGTACAAGCAGGATTCTATGGCAAATTGGCGTGCCAAGGATACGGCCATTTATTTGGTCACCTCATGGGCATCGCGCGGTGGCACCCAAAAACATGGCATCACACAAAGCTCGGAGCTGGTGCCGTTGCCACAGTTCTGCGCCGAGCACATTGTGCCCGAACTGGAACGACCCAATG TTAATGAGCTTCCAGTGCTCAAAGCAGCTGCcattaaatatgtaatggTCTTTCGTAGTCTGTTGGGACCACAGACGCTGGCTGGCTGTTTGCCGCATCTCATACGGCATCTGCCCGCTGAGAGCATTGTGGTGCACAGCTATGCTGCTTGCTCGCTGGAGAAGATACTGACCATGCGTGATGGGAGCAATGCGCTTTTGTTTGGGCCGCAAGTAATTGCTCCACACTCAAATCAATTGGTTAGCGGACTGTTTGCAACGCTCGCGCTGACTGGTTCGGCGGAGAATGAGTATGTCATGAAAG CCATCATGCGGAGCTTCCATGTGCTGCAGGCGGGCGCAATGCCCTATATGGCCGTGGCTCTGCCGCGCCTTACCGAAATTCTCACATTTGTTGCCAAGAATCCGTCTCGCCCGCTTTTTAATCACTACCTTTTCGAAACGTTGTCGCTTTCCATTAA AATCGTTTGCCAGGCAGATGCCTCCGCGGTTAGTTCGTTTGAGGAAGCACTATTTCCCGTATTCCAGGGCATCTTGCAACAGGACATCACCGAGTTTATGCCTTATGTATTTCAAATGCTATCGGTGCTGCTGGAGGTGCGCGAGAACACTGGACCCATACCGGAACCCTATTGGGCTCTGTTCCCCTGCCTGCTGGCACCGCCTCTGTGGGATCGCCGGGGCAATGTGACGCCATTGATACGCCTGCTGTCGATCTTCATCAAACAAGGCTCCGCACAGATTCAAGCGCTTGGCAAATTG AATGGCATTCTGGGCATATTTCAAAAAATGATCGCATCCAAGGCAAATGATCACGAGGGCTTTTATCTGCTACAAAATCTATTGCTCTATTATAACGCCGACGAGTTGCAGTCAAGCATGCGTCAAATCTTTGGTTTACTATTTCAGCGCTTGTCGCTGTCAAAGACTGCCAAGTATTTGAATGGCATCATTGTGTTTTTCAGCTTCTACGTGGTCAAAATTGGAGGTAGTGCTCTGGTGCAACTTATCGAGGATATTCAGCCGGGCATGTTCGGCATGCTGCTGGAACGTGTCTTTATCACGGATATGGCCAAGGTCAGCAAGGAACTGGAGCGTAAATTGGTCGCTGTGGGCGTTAGCAAACTGCTCACCGAATGCCCCGAATTAGTGTCCGGTCAATACGCGGCGTACTGGCCACGTTTGCTTCACGCACTAATTGATCTGTTCGAACGGCCACCAGAGAAGCTGCCCTACTTGGACGGAGATGCAGCCGCCGCTGAGACAGATATTGTAGTAGATGCCGAACCGGGCTATCAGGCAGCTTTCTCTCAGCTGACATTTGCTCAGCCCAAGCAGGTGGATCACCTAGCCGAAGTAACCGATGCCCGCCAATACTTGGCCAGCTCGTTGTCCAGTTTGTCGCAAAGACGTCCACCCGGAGAACTGACCACATTGCTGGCACCGCTTGAAGCCGAAtacaagcaaatgctgcaGAAATATTGCGATCAGGCGGGCGTACGCATTGCCTAA